The Xiphophorus hellerii strain 12219 chromosome 7, Xiphophorus_hellerii-4.1, whole genome shotgun sequence nucleotide sequence ccgtcttcactttcgaagagatcacagacgtatctacaaaatgaaatttgaatggcatttctaggtgaatttgtgacgacacagcaaatcctcaaaaatagggtatttctaggatttttcccattgagttataatggggtttttttcgtagttttttgcgaattatgtcgccacgttaagcccaaatcccaccagaagtaatagctccaatggcgtgaattttctgcacgttttgatacctcatttgtaggtgtgcacccagcggtacgagccgcattaacggttacggaagaaaaataaagaatattaaagagacgcttttctccgacaatagtaataggttcctgccattgctttgcatggcaggccccaactagaaaatttcggaagaaatttagccggggcctgccaaggcgcgcccgtcgggcatgggcccggcgtcgtcacgccacaaatcggcatcgacgctaaagaacgccgcgacgtaatcagtggcacgcggagaaccgcaagaacgttaagcgaggcggacgtgcaccgttcagtattataaagtaagtatatcagctaaaatcagcagaaacgctaatgttagcgtcattccTTTCATCAgcatgtgggaaatcactaggatattttctgtaattgatttactccattcagtatactaaacattgctaaaaagtaaaataaatagctaatagcttattgaagctaaaatgctaacgctaatgaaccttgcattgaactgtttagtaacagttcaatgctcataaactgcaggaaggcagttcattagcatttacctaatgattgtcacaaatataaattttcaataacgcacacacacacaacatatcacagtttaaaaatatatattgaccttatgttaaagatttctacaaactttttacaggtaaagtttacaatgaaccaaaattacaacatttaaagaataccataaatttaagaatctaatgtctctgcaataaaaagaaattgctatcttttttatttttaaacaacacctcatattgttaaataactgattttatgtattcaagttttaaatattacatttgagtttgcatggatgtaaaattactgctcagtttaaaaattacagtatttttaaactgagcagtttaaaaatatgctcagtatttttaagctgctcagctaaacttcgctctttagctcgttagcttgtcgatgtttcagttttattcgctgggaaaattattctttgtctgctttgaagataagcagacaaataataaaaaacaagttttgatattaactctcaacttcattcacaaaactttttcgttatttattacgcaacgaacatgcatttcacataagaacaaaacaatgaggtgacgttgcctgtccttgaacacaacgctgatccctcttcaccctgtcaccaactcacacacatcctcattgtgttgtgttctgtaaataaacaaaacacaagcaaaatcaataaactatatgcatattccagtatactgagttttggttttacattcattctatttaaatgtagtttgtttgtgcttaccaatgttttctggccggatgtcaggcaccgtttccccctggtcagttcgtcgatgtctggttttttgttctattctgtggcaatccgcaaaacggcgtgtaggttttcgtcagtaatgcgcgatctgtgcttggtcttgtttaaagtcattattgaaaacatctcttcgcacagataggtgcttccaaacgtggacaaaacacgagctgcgtggagtcgaagctgcGGCATTAAAtcaggggcagtagacggtaaaagtaaaagtcctcgattgaaacatcacggaacttcgctctttagcttcttagcttgtcgatgtttcagttttattcgctgggaaaattaataatcagcttgaggtgactctgctgcactctagtggcgagaagccataatgttggttggtaagaatcggaaggcattatgggatatgtagtttgtagtccattcgtgctcaaaacaattaataatcagcttgaggtgactctgctgcactctagtggcgagaagccgtaatgttggttggtaagaatcggaaggcattatgggatatgtagtttgtagtccattcgtgctcaaaacctattttaagtcaatcaatggggctgtaaaacggtggtaggggggagagggccacataaaatgacgtagcgggccacatgtggcccgcgggccttgagtttgacacatgtgcaatagaggatctatctgctgctcatgcaaaacagtctattttaatcccatgtgtaatagtcattgggttaaatcagttatataatgctgaaaacgcaagtagttgatgtaaaaatattcaaggcttttattttgaaattttcagtatgcttcatttcaaagggccaaactaataccatgtgctttggatgaaaaagtcaaataaagccaaaaagagcaattacatgatgtaaaaatattcaaggcttttattttgaaattttcagtatgcttcatttcaaagggccaaactaataccatgtgtaacagtgctttggatgaaaaagtcaaataaagccaaaaagagcaattacatgatgtaaaaatattcaaggcttttattttgaaatttttgttaagcttcatttcaaagggccaaactaataccatgtgtaacagtgctttggatgaaaaagtcaaataaagccaaaaacagcaattacctgatgtaaaaatattcaaagcttttattttgaaattttcatcaagcttaattttaaattgccacactaatcccatgtgtaacaattgctgggttaaatcagttatataaagctcaaaagagcaattttctgatgtgaaaatattcaaggcttttattttgaaatttttgttaagcttcatttcaaagggccaaactaataccatgtgtaacagtgctttggatgaaaaagtcaaataaagccaaaaagagcaattacatgatgtaaaaatattcaaggcttttattgtgaaatttttgttaagcttcattttaaagttcaaaactaatcccatgtgtaacagtgctttggatgaaaaagtcatacaaagccaaaaacagcaattacatgatgtaaaaatattcaaggcttttattttgaaattttcagtatgcttcatttcggcttttattttgaaattttcaatatgcttaattttaaagttccaaactaatcccatgtgtaacagttactgagttaaatcagttatatacagcccatagcagcacgtagttctaaaggccagttctcagtcctgatctgtttcaactgaggatagatagaactacaatgatgcgtatttgtagtacaaatcagcagccaatagcctcttgagttccgttgctatggcaaataatggtctcagcagggtgtgagctctgagctctgagctgtcaaacacacaattgtgtgtttgagcaaacacgttttactgaaaagaagcattggaaacaaatccttcctgttcgggaaccgtaatacatattcgaaaagcgtttgtagcgtatgacagttcaatgtgtcttctgcgatagtcccgagattcatatctgtacctcactcagagcatttacagcgatgagagaaagaaatgttgtgcccagatctgaaccgagatgggctgtcactctaatttgaagaaaaatgagaaactttgggtcgcttagaggcaaattgtggacaaaccgtaactggtatcgacgagccgtcttcactttcgaagagatcacagacatatctacaaaatgaaatttgaatggcatttctaggtgaatttgtgacgacacagaaaatcctcaaaaatagggtatttctaggatttttcccattgacttataatggggtttttttcgtagttttttgcgaattatgtcgccacgttaagcccaaatcccaccacaagtaatagctccaatggcgtgaattttctgcacgttttgatacctcatttgtaggtgtgcaccaagcggtatgagccgcattaacggttacggaagaataaagaatattaaagagacgcttctctccgacaatagtaataggttcctgccattgctttgcatggcaggccccaataaagagacactttgttgggtgtagagtaataggttcctgccattgctttgcatggcaggccccaataaagaaacactttctccgacaataacaataggttcctgccattgctttgcatggcaggccccaactacaTTTTATCAGTTTTGAAGAAATAGCTGACTTGACACATGCCAGTACAATTTCCTCAATTTGCCTGCATCTTTATTTTATAATCCCCCCCGGATTAGTTTGCTGATCAAGTCCCAAGGTTCGATACAACTCAACTcagttaaatctttttttcccattagTTTGGATTCCCTCCGGTGGAATTTCAAGCTGGCCAATCAgggaacagaaggagaagttgtgaacgatgacgttgattttctgcactgtttttcttttttttttttttacccctccagggggtcttttgtgggctctagtgtcccttatatgatagtaggctgacaggaaacggagAAGGAGAGGGGgcaagacatgcggcaaatgtcgtcgggtccgggagtcaaacccgcaacggccgcgtcgaggactcaaggcctccaaatacgggtcgcgctaaccgctacgccaccacggcacgccccctctgcactgtttttctgcttgCGTTTTTAGCAATAGCAGGAGCTCATCAAAATCCGTCTTCAGACGTCCAGTAACTGGATGCTGGATTGTCATATTTGATAAGTGGTGACTCCTAAAAGGTATTCTGCTGATCCAAAAGATGGCAGGAAAAAGAACACTTcttgaaattttaaatacagataaaaCTAGCCATTCTACAGGACATATGAGACTTTTGTTTCTacctaaaacaatattttcacaacaaaaatatcCACGAACTTCCTGCTTGTCTTCTTGAATGCAGGGCAGTCAGTTCTTAAGTCATTACTTCTTTCCAGAAAAAGGAAGGCTTAAACAAACGaaatcaaattatattttgtgattAAGTTTGGCCATCTAAGATACTGCTAAAGGAGTTAAGATCACAGATGCAGTTATGTCCAGTGTTTCCAAACTATTCAACTGAAGGTGTTGTCTTTTTCATGCACAGGTTTGGGAAAGGGTAAGAGGAAGGCGAGTGCGCGTGATACCTCCCCTACGCCGAGCTCAGACACAGAGTATCCTTCCAACGGCAGCGGGGGCGGAGGTGTGGTCGGCGCCGCAGAGAGGATCTATGACCTCAACATCCCTGCTGTGGTCAAGTTTGCATACACACAAGAGAGAGATGACGAGCTAACTCTGCTCAAAGGCTCCAGGGTGGTCGTCATGGAGAAGTGCAGCGACGGCTGGTGGCGTGGCAGTCAGGGCGGCCGCGTCGGCTGGTTCCCCTCCAATTACGTCCAGGAGGAGCTCATGGGGGTGGACGACAGAGAGGGGGATTCCCCGCGGGGTTACATCGGCGGACCTCAGGGAACTCTGCTGGCCAACGGCCGTGCCGGCGGCCGGGGCGTCGTCCTCCACCTGGTCCAAACGCTCTACCCCTTCAGCTCGACAACCGAGGAGGAGCTGAACTTTGAAAAAGGAGAAATCATGGACGTGATAGAGAAGCCGGAGAACGACCCAGAGTGGTGGAGGTGTAAGAACTCTCGTGGCATCGTGGGCCTGGTGCCTAAAAACTATGTGGTGGTGCTGGACGAGCGACCCGGCCCACCCTCCACCACGTCGAGCTCCCCTCAGAGCCGCTATACGGGACCGGCTCGCTCGGGGAGGTTTGCCGGCAGGGACTGGTACTACGGCAACATCACCAGACATGAGGCTGAGTGCATACTCAACGAACGGGGAGAGGAGGGCGACTTCCTCATACGAGACAGCGAGTCATCGGTGAGTCATTTAGGTGAAGTCATGGCACCATGTAGGAGACGCTGACAAGGTTTTTATCCAAAGttaataaaattagaaatctTAATTAAATTCTCATGGTAAATTTGCACACATATTATAAAATGAAAGAAGCATATAAATGACTTTAAAGAGTAGATGGTCAAGAATCACATGAAAATGTAACTGAGGTGCAGGAATTTAATCTACATCTGCTTCCAGCAATGTTTTCACACACATTATTGAGGTTGTTGACTTGTAGCTATGGCTGCAGATGAATCAGTAAGGTCTGTACCCATTGCGTACAATTTTCCAGTTAAACAAGCTGTTGCACGTGGCTGCATCCGACTAATGCAccatatttctgcattttcacaCTGATTAATCGCCAATAAACAATTATCTAAATGGCGCAgaatattttatgttgaaatatACTTAGTGCTCAGTAATTTCATAATTCATACATAGCAGTTTAATGTATGCATACATAAATGGTATTCTTATTTTCTGCttaacttttctctttttttctaattcagtCATTAGATCCACTCATAGTTAGTAAACATCCTGAATTCAGAGGAAACCATTTTAATCTCAATAGATGAACTTCCGAGGTCTAAAATGAGCTCAGGAGGCTTTGTGGTGTAGAGTTGGAGTGAGCGTCTCTCGTACAGACTCTGTAATCCTCATTGCCGccgtcctgggtttgattcctgaACCTGACACCTTTGCTGCATCTCTTCTCCCTCTTTTCACTCTTTTtgcccatttcctgtctgattaGTATCAATTAATCCTTTTCatgttgaaagaaaatttaaataaataaaatccactcaGTATTTATGGCCTTAATAGAAAGTAACCTTTCACCTTTTgattaacttgttttaaaagttgtaaaactgccattttaaacctttaaattatagcacaagattttattttttttttatattatgaaCACaatgctgccccctgctggccgaTCTTAATTTGCTCAACGTAATCGTGTgttcctgttttgtcttttagcCCAGTGATTTCTCCGTGTCCCTGAAGGCGGTGGAGAAAAACAAGCACTTTAAAGTGCAGCTGTCAGACGGGATGTACTGCATCGGCCAGCGCAGGTTCACCTCCATGGATGAACTAGTGGAGCATTACAAGAAGGCCCCCATCTACACAAGCGATCACGGAGAGAAGCTGTACCTGGTGAAGGCGCTGCTGTGATCTACACACCTACACTGgatctctcacacacacacaaacacacacacacacatgatcCCTAACTGTCTTAACCCAAGCCTTAGCTCTGGACCCCTCCTGCTGTGGCGTCTGTACCACATCCAGATCCTCAGATCtcctggatttgttttttttcaagtgaaaaCTAGAcaaacttgttttcttgtttgttttttctagctctttgctgttttttgcaGACGACCCTCAGACAGCCATCACCGAGCCACACGGAGAACACAGTGTGTACCGAGCCTCTGTTCTCTTGGATGTGCTAACATGCAGTGACCACATTTGCTGCTAACAGAACGCCTGAGGCCTTGTCGGGGGGTTGAGCTCTCCCTCTGATGTCATACGTAACGTCTTCTTACTAGCACGCACATTGTAAGTTCCACCATTGCTCTTAACTCATCCAGGAGAGAATCGACGTTCTCACCGGTTCAAAG carries:
- the nck2a gene encoding cytoplasmic protein NCK2a, with protein sequence MTEEVIVVAKWDYIAQQDQELDIRKNERLYLLDDSKTWWRVRNTANQTGYVPSNYVERKNSLKKGSLVKNIKDTLGLGKGKRKASARDTSPTPSSDTEYPSNGSGGGGVVGAAERIYDLNIPAVVKFAYTQERDDELTLLKGSRVVVMEKCSDGWWRGSQGGRVGWFPSNYVQEELMGVDDREGDSPRGYIGGPQGTLLANGRAGGRGVVLHLVQTLYPFSSTTEEELNFEKGEIMDVIEKPENDPEWWRCKNSRGIVGLVPKNYVVVLDERPGPPSTTSSSPQSRYTGPARSGRFAGRDWYYGNITRHEAECILNERGEEGDFLIRDSESSPSDFSVSLKAVEKNKHFKVQLSDGMYCIGQRRFTSMDELVEHYKKAPIYTSDHGEKLYLVKALL